The Terriglobus roseus region CACATCTTTGCCGAGGGCGTTCTTGAAATCCTGCCCGACGGCTATGGCTTCCTCCGCTCGCCGGATTACAACTACCTGCCCGGTCCTGATGACATTTACGTCTCTCCCTCGCAGATTCGCAAGTTTGACCTGAAGACCGGTGACACCATCTCCGGTAACGTGCGTCCCCCGCACGAAGGCGAAAAGTACTTTGCGCTGGTCAAGATTGAGGCGATTAACTTCGAGTCGCCCGAAGAGACACGCAACAAGATTCTGTTCGACAACCTGACGCCGCTCTATGCAGATGAGCGCCTGAAGATGGAGACCGTTCGCGACAACATCAGCGGACGCGTGATGGACCTGCTCACCCCCGTGGGCAAGGGCCAGCGTGGACTAATCGTCGCTCCGCCACGTACCGGTAAGACCGTGCTGCTGCAGTCCATCGCGAACTCCATCACGGCAAACCACCCTGAGGTTGTGCTGATCGTTCTGCTCATCGACGAGCGTCCGGAAGAAGTCACCGACATGCAGCGCTCCGTAAAGGGCGAAGTCATCTCCTCCACCTTCGACGAGCCCGCTGCACGCCACGTACAGGTGGCAGAGATGGTCATCGAAAAGGCGAAGCGCCTGGTCGAGCACAAGCGCGACGTGGTCATCCTGCTGGATTCCATTACGCGTCTTGCACGTGCCTACAACACGATTGTGCCGCCTTCGGGCAAGGTGCTCTCGGGCGGTGTGGACTCCAACGCTCTGCAGCGCCCTAAGCGCTTCTTCGGCGCGGCCCGCAACATTGAAGAGGGTGGTTCGCTCACCATCATGGCAACAGCCCTCGTCGATACGGGTTCGCGTATGGACGAAGTGATCTTCGAAGAGTTCAAGGGCACGGGCAACATGGAAGTCATCCTGGATCGCAAGCTTGTTGATAAGCGCGTGTTCCCGGCTATCGACATCCAGCGCTCCGGAACACGTAAGGAAGAGCTGCTGATTCCGAAGGAAGACCTGCAGCGTACGTGGATTCTGCGCAAGGTGCTGAATCCGCTGTCGCCGGTGGAAGCTATGGAACTGCTCACGGACAAGCTGGGCAAGACCCGCAACAACCAGGAATTCCTGCACAATATGAGTTCGCTGTAAGCGATTCCTCAGTACGTGAGAAAAGCCCGCGATTCTGCGGGCTTTTCTTGTGCCTACAACTTCTGAGAATAGCCCTGTGTCGGGGGTTGATTTCCTCTATCCCATTTATGCAACAGCCTGTTGTGGTGCGGCGTCCAATACGCAGAAATGATGTCTTCAACTTCGCGGTACAGTGTCTGTGTTTTTATTGTGGGGCTTTTCTCCCTCTCGTGTAGCGCCCAGGTGAGCGCGTTGCCAGAGCGTGCGCTTGTCGAGGCCGATGTGCTTGCCTCTCTCCCAGACTCTCCTGGTTTCAGCAGTTCGCAAGCGCCTGCTTCGTCCTTTGCAGCAATGAACAGCGAGGTTGAAGGGCAGACCCCAACTGCAGCACCCACGGTTGCTAGAAAGTATGCCCACACCATCAAGCCGGGATTCACCGCAGTTCCATGGGGACCAAAGGATAAGATCGCTGCTTCCATCCTGAAGATGGGAACAGTCGGTGCAGTCTTTTCCGCCGCATTCACTGGTGGCCGACAGCAACTGTTTGATTCGCGACCACACTACGGTACCGACAGCGGGGCCTACGGTGAGCGTGTCGGCGCTGACTATGCGCGTCAGAGCGTCCAGGCCATGATGAACGGTGGCATGTCAGCAATTCTGAGGGACGATCCGCGGTATTACGTGCTCGGAGCCGGGCATTCTTTCAAGTCACGCGTGGTCTATGCAGCAGAGCGAGTGCTGATCACACACAAAGACAGTGGTGGCGATACAGCAAACATCCCATTGCTTACCGGCATTGTTGCCAGTCAGGCGCTTGCAAATGGTATCTATCCTGAACGGGATCGTGATTGGGCCCGCGTGGCGACGGGCTCATTGGGCAGTATCGCAAGCCGCATGGGTACGCAGGAGTTCAAAGAGTTCGGTGACGACATTCGGCAGTATCTGCGCCACAAGATCAAGAAGAACTAAGTGAAGCACGGAGATAACGCCGCAATGGCAGTGGACAACAACCAGCAGCCGGACCGGCAATTAAAGATCAAGGACCTTCTGCGTCCGCATCGCCGTGCCCTGATTTTGGGACTCGCCGCAATCGCGGGCGAGAGCATCGCCGACGTTGCGCAGCCGTGGCCGTTGAAAATTGTCCTCGACAACGTCATCGCCAAGAAGGAATCGCATGGCTGGCTCTTCGCTCTGATCAAGCGCACAGTAGGAACAGAGCCGCATCAGATACTTCTTTTCGCATGCGGTGCGGTTGTGTTCATTGCGATGGTCGATGCCTTCTGCTCGTATTGGGAGAAGTACACCACCACCAGCGTCGGACAATGGGTCACGCATGATCTGCGTCGCAAGCTGTATGCGCAGGTACAGCGTCTATCGCTCTCGTACCACGACACCAGTAAGACGGGCGATCTCATTAGCCGTGTAACCACTGATATCGATTCTATTCAGAGCTTCATCGTCTCTGGTCTCCTCAGCATCCTTGTCGATATCGCGACGATTCTCGGCATGATTGGTGTGCTGTTTTATCTAAGTTGGAAACTAACGCTGATTGCGCTTGCGGTTGTGCCAATTCTCTTTGCCATCGTTTACACGTATACGCGTCGCGTGAAGAAAGCATCGCGAGAGGTGCGCAAGCAGGAAGGCAAGATGATCTCCGTGGTGCAGGAGGTGCTTGGTTCCATTCGCGTAGTGAAAGCATTTTCGCGCGAGGAATATGAGCTTCATCGGCTTGAGGGCGAAAGCCTGGAGACGGTGGAAGCCTCGTTGCGTGCGCGAACACTCAAAGCAAAACTGGTTCCCATCGTCAACATCGTTACCGCCATTGGCACATGCCTGGTTCTGTATTTTGGTGGCAATCTTGCGCTGGATTCTGACATGACTGGCGGCAAGATTTACATTTTCATCGCTTACATCGTCAGCATGTATAAGCCCATGCAGGACATCTCCAAGATTATGGATTCGTATTCCAAAGCAGATATTGGCTACGAACGAATTAAGGAGATCATCGGCAATAACAACGAGATGCGCGATGTCCCGGGAGCAAGGCCATTACGTGTCGTAGAGGGCCGCATCAGTCTCGAACATGTGAACTTCTCTTATGACGGCGAACACGAGATTCTGCATGACATTACGTTGAATGCTGATCCTGGTTGCGTCGTCGCTCTGGTGGGGCCGACTGGTTCTGGCAAGACCACGATCATTAACCTGATTGCTCGTTTCTATGAAGCGCAGAGCGGTACTGTTCGAATCGATGGTCAGGATGTCACGAAGGTGCAGCAAGGTTCACTGCGTGAACAGCTCAGCTTCGTTCTGCAGGACACGGTTCTCTTCAGCGGCAGTATCTGGGACAACATTGCTTATGGACGTCCGGAAGCGTCGCACGCAGAAATCGTTGCGGCGGCCGAAGCAGCGAACGCCACGGAGTTCATCGACAACCTTCCGCATAAGTACGACACAGTGGTTGGTGAGCGGGGCATTCTGCTTTCCGGTGGTCAGCGACAACGCATTGCCATCGCCAGAGCAATGGTTCGCAACAGCCGCATTCTCATTCTCGACGAGCCGACATCAGCACTGGACGCCAACACAGAGCATCTTGTGTTCGAAGCGTTGGATCGCTTGATGGAGAACAAGACGGTTATTGTGATCGCTCATCGTCTTGCAACAGTACGTAAGGCAAACAATATTTATGTCATTCAGGACGGTCGAGTCGTGGAAAGTGGAACTCATGACCAGCTCGTCAAAGCGGGCGGCCTTTATCAGGAACTGAACGATCTTCAGAACAACGAAGAAGAACGATCCGCACTGCTCACGTAAGAATTTAGCAAAAAGAAAGCCGGGCATTATGCCCGACTTTTCTATTTAGATTGCGTACCGCGTCAGAGCTTCTTCAATTCCGTGATGCGGCTTTCCACTACTTCTACATACGCCTGAACTTCTTCTTCCGAAAAGTTTGCTGCGCGGAAGACATCTGTCAGTTGCTTATGCGAAAGTTGGCCAAGCAAGCCACCGATCCAGCGGGCATCCTGAATCGGAATATCGTTTCCAATCCAATCCATATCCTTGCGCATAGCAAATGACTTAGCAGTTGCGCCCATGGTTGCGAGCAACATTCCTGTTGGCTTCTTCGGCGTTGAGAAGCTCACAGTGGAATTGGTTTTGCTCTGAATAAATCCTGATGAGCGGAAGCTGTCGATATTGCCTTTAGAGCGCGAGCGCGTCCACGAAACTCCATTGGAGCCAAAGCTTGCACCAATGTCACTCACCAGGAAGATCTGGCGATTGTTTTTGGAGTCCATGTAAACAGCATTGTTAACGTCTTTCAGATCCCAGTTGTTGATTACGGCCATCATCACGCGGAGACCATTGAACTCGCGCGTGCCGTAAAACGAGGAGGTTTTCCACTCCCAGATGCCAATCTTTTTCT contains the following coding sequences:
- the rho gene encoding transcription termination factor Rho, which translates into the protein MTITELKEKSIAELGKLARGLEIPGTSALRKQDLIFKILQAQSEKEGHIFAEGVLEILPDGYGFLRSPDYNYLPGPDDIYVSPSQIRKFDLKTGDTISGNVRPPHEGEKYFALVKIEAINFESPEETRNKILFDNLTPLYADERLKMETVRDNISGRVMDLLTPVGKGQRGLIVAPPRTGKTVLLQSIANSITANHPEVVLIVLLIDERPEEVTDMQRSVKGEVISSTFDEPAARHVQVAEMVIEKAKRLVEHKRDVVILLDSITRLARAYNTIVPPSGKVLSGGVDSNALQRPKRFFGAARNIEEGGSLTIMATALVDTGSRMDEVIFEEFKGTGNMEVILDRKLVDKRVFPAIDIQRSGTRKEELLIPKEDLQRTWILRKVLNPLSPVEAMELLTDKLGKTRNNQEFLHNMSSL
- a CDS encoding ABC transporter ATP-binding protein; translated protein: MKHGDNAAMAVDNNQQPDRQLKIKDLLRPHRRALILGLAAIAGESIADVAQPWPLKIVLDNVIAKKESHGWLFALIKRTVGTEPHQILLFACGAVVFIAMVDAFCSYWEKYTTTSVGQWVTHDLRRKLYAQVQRLSLSYHDTSKTGDLISRVTTDIDSIQSFIVSGLLSILVDIATILGMIGVLFYLSWKLTLIALAVVPILFAIVYTYTRRVKKASREVRKQEGKMISVVQEVLGSIRVVKAFSREEYELHRLEGESLETVEASLRARTLKAKLVPIVNIVTAIGTCLVLYFGGNLALDSDMTGGKIYIFIAYIVSMYKPMQDISKIMDSYSKADIGYERIKEIIGNNNEMRDVPGARPLRVVEGRISLEHVNFSYDGEHEILHDITLNADPGCVVALVGPTGSGKTTIINLIARFYEAQSGTVRIDGQDVTKVQQGSLREQLSFVLQDTVLFSGSIWDNIAYGRPEASHAEIVAAAEAANATEFIDNLPHKYDTVVGERGILLSGGQRQRIAIARAMVRNSRILILDEPTSALDANTEHLVFEALDRLMENKTVIVIAHRLATVRKANNIYVIQDGRVVESGTHDQLVKAGGLYQELNDLQNNEEERSALLT